In Planctomycetia bacterium, one DNA window encodes the following:
- the ugpC gene encoding sn-glycerol-3-phosphate ABC transporter ATP-binding protein UgpC, translating into MASVTLTDVTKVYPGGVKAVDRVNLSIGDQELVVLVGPSGCGKSTTLRMVAGLEEISSGTIRIGERVVNDVAPKDRDIAMVFQNYALYPHMSVYKNMAFSLNLRRRELGLSKADIDRKVRQAAATLGIEALLDRKPRALSGGQRQRVAVGRAIVRSPKAFLFDEPLSNLDAKLRVEMRSEIKRLQRQLKTTTIYVTHDQEEAMTLGDRVVVMKDGIVHQAAPPLDVYERPVNRFVAAFMGMPPMSFIEGRLATDGGKRSFTDGRETIPLSPRGAQCVADRADGPIVLGIRPDAFSPRPHAGSDAADGNNARLAVTISLVEPLGDRKDVYMTTSAGHRLVGRVDARSGLQEGQEVSMYIDLNRVHLFETGETGRNLTAAAPMQIASKESGRAE; encoded by the coding sequence ATGGCCAGCGTAACCTTGACGGACGTGACAAAGGTTTACCCGGGCGGCGTGAAAGCGGTCGATCGGGTCAATTTGTCCATTGGCGACCAGGAGCTGGTGGTGCTCGTCGGGCCTTCGGGCTGCGGCAAGAGCACGACGCTTCGCATGGTTGCCGGTCTGGAGGAGATCAGCAGCGGGACGATTCGCATCGGTGAGCGGGTCGTGAACGACGTGGCTCCGAAGGATCGCGACATCGCGATGGTCTTTCAGAACTATGCCTTGTACCCGCACATGTCGGTGTACAAGAACATGGCCTTCAGCCTGAACTTGCGCCGGCGCGAGTTGGGGTTGTCCAAGGCCGACATCGACAGGAAGGTCCGCCAGGCCGCGGCGACGCTGGGCATCGAAGCCCTGCTCGATCGCAAGCCGCGGGCCTTGTCCGGCGGTCAGCGGCAACGGGTCGCGGTCGGCCGGGCGATCGTGCGAAGTCCCAAGGCGTTCCTGTTTGACGAGCCGTTGTCAAACCTGGACGCCAAGCTTCGGGTCGAGATGCGCAGCGAAATCAAGCGGCTTCAACGTCAGTTGAAGACGACGACGATCTACGTGACGCACGACCAGGAAGAAGCCATGACGCTGGGCGACCGCGTCGTGGTCATGAAGGATGGCATCGTGCATCAGGCGGCCCCGCCGCTGGACGTTTACGAGCGGCCGGTGAATCGCTTTGTCGCGGCGTTCATGGGAATGCCTCCGATGAGCTTCATCGAGGGTCGCCTCGCGACAGACGGCGGCAAGCGATCGTTCACGGATGGACGCGAGACGATTCCGCTTTCGCCGCGCGGCGCGCAGTGCGTGGCGGATCGAGCAGACGGGCCGATCGTACTCGGCATTCGGCCCGACGCGTTCTCGCCCCGGCCACACGCCGGGTCGGACGCGGCCGATGGAAACAACGCCCGGCTGGCGGTGACGATTTCGCTGGTCGAGCCTTTGGGAGATCGAAAGGACGTTTACATGACCACGTCGGCCGGTCATCGGCTGGTGGGTCGCGTGGACGCTCGATCGGGTTTGCAGGAAGGGCAGGAGGTTTCGATGTACATCGACTTGAACCGCGTCCACCTGTTTGAGACGGGCGAGACCGGCCGGAATCTGACGGCCGCCGCGCCGATGCAGATCGCTTCGAAGGAAAGCGGCCGTGCCGAGTAA